A window of Jannaschia sp. M317 contains these coding sequences:
- a CDS encoding sulfotransferase family protein has product MLVSHPYQFIYLKTSKTAGTSIEMALQGAAFNQDPDQVKAATHAQVGVRGVIGRRMIFNLSSKETAADKIWLPHMSAADLFDRVGERIWNRYDKVASVRNPFDRMVSNFHWRRTVRHEIKGHKVSTREIAESGFDEIRSEFRDFIMSNDAIVDGETVMLNGKFCITKAIRYEHLREDLIRVAKELELDENRLRIPETLVSKHLRHGHSVADYYDQSTVEQVKKRMFWAFEKFGYPEKPGDQ; this is encoded by the coding sequence ATGTTAGTGTCGCATCCTTATCAATTTATCTATCTCAAGACCAGCAAGACTGCTGGCACCTCAATTGAAATGGCTCTGCAAGGGGCGGCTTTCAATCAGGATCCGGACCAGGTGAAAGCCGCCACACACGCGCAAGTCGGAGTTCGAGGCGTCATTGGGAGGAGAATGATATTCAACCTCTCAAGCAAAGAGACCGCCGCAGACAAGATCTGGCTACCGCATATGTCGGCTGCGGACCTGTTCGACAGGGTTGGAGAACGAATTTGGAATAGATACGACAAAGTCGCATCCGTTCGGAACCCGTTTGACCGAATGGTGTCCAATTTCCATTGGCGCCGGACAGTTCGCCACGAAATCAAGGGTCATAAGGTCTCGACCAGAGAAATCGCTGAAAGCGGATTCGACGAAATTCGCTCCGAGTTCCGTGATTTTATTATGTCCAATGACGCCATCGTGGATGGAGAAACCGTCATGTTGAATGGTAAGTTTTGCATCACTAAAGCGATTAGATATGAACACCTGCGCGAGGATTTGATACGTGTCGCCAAGGAACTTGAACTGGACGAAAACCGACTGAGAATTCCGGAAACGCTTGTCAGTAAACATCTACGACATGGCCATTCGGTCGCAGACTATTACGATCAAAGCACGGTTGAACAAGTCAAGAAGAGAATGTTCTGGGCGTTTGAGAAATTCGGCTATCCAGAAAAGCCAGGCGATCAGTGA
- a CDS encoding L-rhamnose mutarotase codes for MAERMGMIIGLKPETIADYKALHADVWPAVLDRLRRSNITNYSIFLREPENIMFSYWEYTGTDFDADMAAIGTDEATKDWWKLCGPMQVPLESRDAGEWWASMAEVFHLE; via the coding sequence ATGGCTGAACGCATGGGCATGATCATAGGGCTGAAGCCCGAGACGATTGCAGACTACAAGGCATTGCACGCCGATGTCTGGCCTGCCGTCCTGGATCGTCTGCGCAGATCGAACATCACCAATTACTCGATCTTTCTGCGCGAGCCGGAAAACATCATGTTCAGCTATTGGGAATACACCGGCACCGACTTTGACGCCGACATGGCGGCCATCGGCACAGATGAGGCCACCAAAGATTGGTGGAAACTGTGTGGCCCGATGCAGGTGCCGCTCGAGTCGCGTGATGCAGGGGAGTGGTGGGCCTCGATGGCAGAAGTTTTCCATCTGGAATAA
- a CDS encoding GntR family transcriptional regulator: MLLTPKPDGAGAAHDRLYRSLRTRIMHGELGPGEPLTLRGIGRDYGVSMTPAREAMRRLVAEGALSLSTSGRVTTPALSNERIEELAALRSLLEPELAVRALPRAHLALIDRLETINQSIAEQIAKHDASGYIRTNLEFHRTFYLRAQAPAMLAMVETVWLQLGPTMRSLYGRLNRTELPKNHRLIVAALRAGDEPGLRLAVRADVTQGLRLLAT, from the coding sequence ATGTTACTGACCCCAAAACCCGATGGTGCCGGTGCGGCGCATGATCGACTGTATCGGTCGCTGCGCACGCGCATCATGCATGGAGAGCTGGGGCCCGGCGAGCCGCTTACCCTGCGCGGGATCGGGCGGGACTACGGCGTGTCGATGACCCCCGCCCGCGAGGCGATGCGCAGGCTGGTCGCCGAAGGCGCGCTGTCGCTGTCGACCTCGGGCCGTGTGACCACGCCTGCGCTGTCGAACGAACGGATCGAGGAATTGGCCGCGCTGCGGTCCCTGTTGGAGCCGGAGCTGGCCGTGCGGGCCCTGCCACGGGCGCACCTGGCCCTGATCGACCGGTTGGAGACGATCAACCAATCCATCGCCGAGCAGATCGCCAAGCACGACGCCTCTGGCTACATCCGCACCAATCTTGAGTTCCACCGCACGTTTTACCTGCGCGCCCAAGCGCCCGCGATGCTGGCGATGGTCGAAACGGTCTGGCTGCAACTCGGACCGACGATGCGATCGCTGTACGGGCGGCTGAACCGCACCGAACTGCCGAAGAACCATCGCCTGATCGTGGCGGCCCTGCGCGCCGGGGACGAGCCGGGGCTGCGACTGGCGGTGCGGGCGGATGTGACCCAGGGACTGCGTCTGCTGGCGACCTGA
- a CDS encoding M48 family metallopeptidase has translation MAETLAVPGHPGLAVALRRSARVRRMSLRVGRSDGRVTLSMPTAMPVSEAELFVAQQAGWIARNVAAAPLPRGVAVGATLPLLGAEVPIVAGPGRAARYTGQAIAVADDARAGPRVKALLKALARTHLAAAVDRYADVLGKAPAKMTLRDTRSRWGSCSSRGDLMFSWRLIMAPPEVLDYVAAHEVAHLRHMDHSARFWGQVAVLMPDYAPRRDWLRRQGAALHAVHFD, from the coding sequence ATGGCAGAGACTTTGGCCGTTCCGGGCCACCCCGGCCTTGCGGTCGCGCTGCGCCGGTCGGCGCGTGTGCGCCGGATGTCGCTGCGGGTCGGGCGGTCTGACGGACGGGTCACCCTGTCGATGCCCACGGCCATGCCCGTGTCGGAGGCGGAGCTGTTCGTCGCGCAGCAGGCCGGCTGGATCGCCCGAAACGTCGCCGCCGCGCCTTTGCCGCGCGGGGTCGCGGTGGGGGCGACCTTGCCGCTCTTGGGGGCGGAGGTGCCGATTGTCGCGGGTCCTGGTCGCGCGGCCCGCTATACGGGCCAGGCGATTGCCGTGGCCGACGACGCCCGCGCGGGACCGCGTGTCAAAGCGCTCCTGAAGGCGTTGGCCCGCACCCATCTGGCGGCGGCTGTTGATCGCTATGCGGATGTTCTGGGCAAGGCGCCGGCCAAGATGACGCTTCGCGATACGCGGTCGCGGTGGGGCAGCTGTTCGTCGCGCGGGGATCTGATGTTTTCCTGGCGGTTGATCATGGCCCCGCCGGAGGTACTGGACTACGTCGCCGCCCACGAGGTCGCGCATCTGCGCCACATGGATCATTCGGCCCGGTTCTGGGGCCAGGTTGCTGTTCTGATGCCCGACTACGCGCCCCGGCGCGACTGGCTGCGCAGGCAAGGGGCGGCGCTGCATGCCGTGCACTTCGACTGA
- a CDS encoding amidohydrolase, giving the protein MIIDAHQHFWTLARGDYDWPNDSVAPIFRDFTPGDLRPLLTEAGVSRTVLVQATDSVAETQFLLQIAEATDFVAGVVGWVDLTAPDAIATIELLRAHPALKGLRPMLQGIPDTNWILQDAAQPALAHMARTGLCFDALIQPRHLPVIADLAARHPHLPIVVDHIAKPVMGGGLRPDPDWCAGIATLAACKTVQCKLSGLTTEAGPAWTSADLMPFTQHVLDAFGPARVMFGSDWPVVNLASDYATWIAFVRDLIAPYSAREQADILGLTAQRFYRI; this is encoded by the coding sequence ATGATCATCGACGCGCATCAGCATTTCTGGACTTTGGCGCGCGGGGACTACGATTGGCCCAACGACAGCGTCGCGCCGATCTTTCGCGATTTCACGCCGGGTGATCTGCGCCCCCTGCTGACGGAAGCGGGCGTTTCAAGGACCGTTCTCGTGCAGGCGACCGATTCCGTGGCCGAGACGCAGTTTCTGCTGCAGATCGCCGAGGCTACGGATTTTGTCGCCGGCGTCGTGGGCTGGGTCGATCTGACCGCACCGGATGCCATCGCCACAATCGAGTTGCTGCGCGCGCATCCCGCGCTGAAGGGTTTGCGACCCATGTTGCAAGGCATCCCGGATACGAACTGGATCCTGCAGGATGCGGCACAGCCGGCGTTGGCGCATATGGCGCGGACGGGCCTGTGTTTCGACGCCCTGATCCAGCCCCGCCACCTGCCCGTGATCGCAGACCTTGCAGCCCGACATCCGCACCTGCCCATTGTGGTCGATCATATCGCCAAGCCCGTGATGGGTGGCGGCTTGCGCCCCGACCCGGACTGGTGCGCGGGCATTGCCACGCTTGCGGCGTGCAAGACCGTCCAGTGCAAGCTGTCGGGCCTGACAACCGAAGCGGGCCCGGCGTGGACCTCCGCGGATCTGATGCCCTTCACGCAGCATGTGCTGGACGCTTTCGGCCCCGCCCGCGTGATGTTTGGCAGCGACTGGCCGGTGGTCAATCTTGCCAGTGACTACGCGACCTGGATCGCGTTCGTCCGCGATCTGATTGCGCCGTATTCGGCCCGTGAACAGGCCGACATCCTGGGCCTGACGGCGCAACGTTTTTACCGGATCTAG
- a CDS encoding 2-oxoglutarate dehydrogenase E1 component, with translation MTDQSDNDVFHSTSFMQGHNAEYLEQMYARYATDPGAVDDSWRQFFEALADDKEAARAEAAGPSWARRDWPPQPADDLTAALTGEWPAEPVEKKAAGDKIKAKAEAAGVSITDDQLRRAVLDSIRALMLIRAYRIRGHLAADLDPLGMRDDSAHPELDPQSYGFEEADMDRPIFIDKVLGLEVATMRQIVEIVKRTYCGTFALQYMHISDPEQSSWLKERIEGLGKEIEFTQNGRRAILNKLVEAEGFEKYLHVKYMGTKRFGLDGGEALIPAMEQIIKRGGQLGLEDIVIGMPHRGRLSVLANVMQKPYKAIFNEFQGGSFKPEDVDGSGDVKYHLGASSDREFDGNSVHLSLTANPSHLEAVNPVVLGKVRAKQDQLGDEARTRVAGLLLHGDAAFAGQGVVAECFALSGVRGHKTGGTIHIVVNNQIGFTTAPHFSRSSPYPTDNALVVEAPIFHVNGDDPEAVVHAARVAIEFRQKFGKDVVLDIFCYRRFGHNEGDEPMFTNPVMYKRIKGHKTTLSLYTERLVKDGLIPEGEIEDMKAAFQDRMAQEFEAGKDYKPNKADWLDGRWSHLDRRDAEEYVRGETSIPEDTFDEVGRALTSAPADFPMHKTVTRLLDAKSKMFESGEGFDWATAEALAFGSLLTENYKVRLAGQDSTRGTFSQRHSGFVNQETEERYYPLNHIREGQAQYEVIDSALSEYAVLGFEYGYSLAEPNALTMWEAQFGDFANGAQIMFDQFISSGESKWLRMSGLVCLLPHGFEGQGPEHSSARLERFLQMCGSDNWIVANCTTPSNYFHILRRQLHRDFRKPLILMTPKSLLRHKMAVSTKAEFTTGSSFHRVLWDDAQQGNSETTLVADDKIKRVVVCSGKVYYDLLEERDARGLTDVYILRLEQFYPFPALSMVNELSRFKQAEVVWCQEEPKNQGAWTFVEPNIEWVLTRIGATHPRPQYVGRAASASPATGLASQHKAQQAALVNEALTVE, from the coding sequence ATGACCGACCAATCCGACAACGACGTTTTCCACTCCACGTCCTTCATGCAGGGGCATAACGCGGAATACCTCGAACAGATGTATGCCCGTTACGCCACCGACCCCGGTGCGGTCGATGACAGCTGGCGGCAGTTCTTCGAGGCGCTGGCCGACGACAAGGAGGCCGCCCGCGCCGAGGCGGCAGGCCCGTCCTGGGCGCGCCGTGATTGGCCGCCGCAGCCTGCCGACGACCTGACCGCCGCCCTGACGGGCGAATGGCCTGCAGAGCCGGTCGAGAAAAAGGCCGCTGGCGACAAGATCAAGGCCAAGGCCGAGGCGGCGGGCGTGTCGATCACCGACGACCAGCTGCGCCGCGCCGTGCTCGACAGTATCCGTGCGCTGATGCTGATCCGGGCCTACCGGATCCGGGGCCACCTGGCCGCCGACCTGGACCCGTTGGGCATGCGCGACGACAGCGCCCATCCCGAACTGGACCCGCAGTCCTACGGCTTCGAAGAGGCCGACATGGACCGGCCCATCTTCATCGACAAGGTGCTGGGCCTCGAAGTGGCGACCATGCGCCAGATCGTCGAGATCGTGAAGCGCACCTACTGCGGCACCTTCGCGCTGCAGTACATGCATATCTCCGACCCCGAGCAATCGTCCTGGCTGAAGGAGCGGATCGAGGGTCTCGGCAAGGAGATCGAGTTCACCCAGAACGGGCGTCGCGCGATCCTCAACAAGCTGGTCGAGGCCGAGGGCTTTGAGAAATACCTGCACGTCAAGTACATGGGCACCAAGCGGTTCGGCCTGGACGGCGGCGAGGCGCTGATCCCAGCGATGGAACAGATCATCAAGCGCGGCGGTCAGCTGGGGCTCGAAGACATCGTCATCGGCATGCCCCACCGGGGCCGCCTGTCGGTTCTGGCGAACGTCATGCAGAAACCCTACAAGGCGATCTTCAACGAATTCCAGGGCGGCAGCTTCAAGCCCGAGGACGTCGACGGCTCGGGGGATGTGAAATACCACCTGGGGGCCTCGTCCGACCGGGAATTCGACGGCAACTCGGTGCACCTGTCGCTGACCGCGAACCCGTCCCACCTGGAGGCGGTGAACCCCGTCGTCCTGGGCAAGGTCCGCGCCAAGCAGGATCAGCTGGGCGATGAGGCCCGGACCCGCGTGGCGGGCCTGTTGCTGCACGGGGACGCGGCCTTTGCGGGTCAGGGCGTCGTGGCCGAATGTTTCGCCCTGTCGGGCGTGCGCGGCCACAAGACCGGTGGCACGATCCACATCGTCGTCAACAACCAGATCGGCTTCACGACCGCGCCGCACTTCTCGCGTTCGTCGCCCTATCCGACGGACAACGCCCTGGTGGTCGAAGCCCCGATCTTCCACGTCAACGGCGACGATCCCGAAGCGGTGGTCCACGCCGCCCGCGTCGCGATCGAATTCCGCCAGAAATTCGGCAAGGACGTCGTTCTCGACATCTTCTGCTACCGTCGTTTCGGCCATAACGAGGGCGACGAGCCCATGTTCACCAACCCGGTGATGTACAAGCGCATCAAGGGCCACAAGACGACGCTCAGCCTCTATACCGAACGCCTGGTCAAGGACGGCCTGATCCCCGAGGGCGAGATCGAGGACATGAAGGCCGCGTTCCAGGACCGCATGGCCCAGGAATTCGAGGCCGGGAAGGACTACAAGCCCAACAAGGCCGACTGGCTGGACGGGCGCTGGTCCCATCTGGATCGGCGCGACGCCGAGGAATACGTCCGCGGCGAGACCTCCATCCCCGAAGACACCTTTGACGAGGTGGGCCGCGCCCTGACCTCGGCCCCCGCTGATTTTCCGATGCACAAGACGGTCACCCGCCTGCTGGACGCCAAGTCGAAGATGTTCGAAAGCGGCGAAGGCTTCGATTGGGCCACCGCCGAGGCCCTGGCCTTCGGGTCGCTTCTGACCGAGAACTACAAGGTGCGTCTGGCCGGTCAGGACAGCACGCGCGGCACCTTCAGCCAGCGGCACTCCGGCTTCGTCAACCAGGAGACGGAAGAGCGGTACTACCCCCTCAACCACATCCGCGAAGGCCAGGCCCAGTACGAGGTCATCGACTCCGCGCTGTCGGAATATGCGGTCCTGGGCTTCGAATACGGCTATTCGCTGGCGGAACCCAACGCGCTGACCATGTGGGAGGCGCAGTTCGGCGATTTCGCCAATGGCGCGCAGATCATGTTCGATCAGTTCATCAGCTCGGGCGAATCGAAATGGCTGCGGATGTCGGGCCTGGTCTGCCTGCTGCCCCATGGCTTCGAAGGTCAGGGGCCGGAACACTCCTCGGCGCGTCTGGAACGGTTCCTGCAAATGTGCGGGTCGGACAACTGGATCGTGGCCAACTGCACGACGCCGTCGAACTACTTCCACATCCTGCGCCGTCAGCTGCACCGCGATTTCCGCAAACCGCTGATCCTGATGACGCCCAAATCGTTGCTGCGGCACAAGATGGCGGTCTCGACCAAGGCGGAATTCACCACCGGCAGCAGCTTCCACCGGGTGCTGTGGGACGATGCCCAACAGGGCAACTCCGAGACGACGCTGGTGGCCGACGACAAGATCAAGCGCGTCGTCGTCTGTTCGGGCAAGGTCTACTACGATCTGCTGGAGGAACGCGACGCGCGTGGTTTGACCGACGTGTATATCCTGCGGCTGGAACAGTTCTATCCGTTCCCCGCGCTGTCGATGGTCAACGAACTCAGCCGCTTCAAGCAGGCCGAAGTCGTCTGGTGCCAGGAAGAGCCCAAGAACCAGGGCGCATGGACCTTTGTGGAGCCCAACATCGAATGGGTCCTGACCCGCATCGGGGCCACCCACCCACGCCCGCAATACGTGGGCCGCGCGGCCTCTGCCTCGCCCGCCACCGGCCTCGCCAGCCAGCACAAAGCACAACAAGCCGCGCTCGTGAACGAAGCGCTGACCGTGGAGTAA
- a CDS encoding TIGR02300 family protein produces the protein MPKEEWGVKRVCPTTGKRFYDLNRDPVVSPYTGEVVNVETSNKTRVLAADKDDVDAKPKDDEDILLDDDDVDIEEEDVTDDDDDVLDDDDEDTVSLDEIADVGDDKDDD, from the coding sequence ATGCCCAAGGAAGAATGGGGCGTCAAGCGGGTCTGCCCGACGACCGGCAAGCGCTTCTATGACCTCAACCGTGATCCCGTCGTCAGCCCCTATACGGGCGAAGTCGTGAACGTCGAAACCAGCAACAAGACGCGCGTGCTGGCGGCTGACAAGGACGACGTGGACGCCAAGCCGAAGGACGACGAAGACATCCTGCTGGATGACGACGACGTCGATATCGAAGAAGAAGACGTGACGGACGACGATGACGACGTCCTGGACGACGACGACGAGGACACCGTCTCGCTCGATGAAATCGCCGATGTGGGCGACGACAAGGACGACGACTAA
- the odhB gene encoding 2-oxoglutarate dehydrogenase complex dihydrolipoyllysine-residue succinyltransferase — translation MSVEVKVPTLGESVTEATVATWFKQPGDAVAVDEMLCELETDKVTVEVPSPAAGTLGEIVANEGDTVGVDALLATISEGEGAAPAPKAAKTEAPAKDAPTEDAGGQEVPVMVPALGESVTEATVATWFKSEGDAVAADEMLCELETDKVSVEVPAPAAGTLTKILHMEGATIEAGGQLAVISSGAGAAAAAPASDTPAAAAPAASPSKGDVENAPSANKLMAEMGLSDAQVTGTGRDGRIMKEDVLKAVSSGTSAPAPAPAPTAPAPRAPVAASDDAREERVKMTRLRQTIARRLKDSQNTAAMLTTYNEVDMKAVMDLRSEYKDLFLKKHGVKLGFMSFFTKACVHALKEVPEVNAEIDGTDIVYKNFVHMGIAAGTPTGLVVPVIRDADAMSFAEIEKAIAEKGAKARDGKLSMAEMQGGTFTISNGGVYGSLMSSPILNPPQSGILGMHKIQDRPMVVGGEIVIRPMMYLALSYDHRIVDGKGAVTFLVRVKEALEDPRRLLMDL, via the coding sequence ATGTCCGTAGAAGTCAAAGTCCCTACCTTGGGCGAATCCGTGACCGAGGCCACCGTCGCCACCTGGTTCAAACAGCCGGGCGATGCGGTCGCTGTCGATGAAATGCTCTGCGAGCTGGAAACCGACAAGGTAACGGTCGAGGTCCCCTCCCCCGCCGCAGGCACCTTGGGTGAAATCGTCGCGAACGAAGGCGACACCGTGGGCGTCGACGCCCTGCTGGCCACCATCTCCGAGGGCGAAGGGGCGGCCCCCGCCCCCAAGGCCGCCAAGACAGAGGCCCCCGCCAAGGACGCCCCCACCGAGGATGCGGGCGGCCAGGAGGTCCCCGTCATGGTCCCCGCCCTGGGCGAGAGCGTGACCGAGGCCACCGTCGCCACCTGGTTCAAGTCCGAAGGCGATGCGGTCGCCGCCGATGAAATGCTCTGCGAGTTGGAAACCGACAAGGTCTCCGTCGAGGTGCCCGCCCCCGCCGCCGGCACCCTGACCAAGATCCTGCACATGGAAGGCGCCACGATCGAGGCCGGCGGTCAGCTGGCCGTCATATCGTCCGGTGCGGGTGCCGCGGCAGCCGCGCCCGCCTCCGACACGCCCGCCGCCGCCGCACCTGCGGCCAGCCCGTCCAAGGGCGATGTCGAAAACGCCCCCTCGGCCAACAAGCTGATGGCGGAAATGGGTCTGTCCGACGCGCAGGTCACCGGCACCGGCCGCGACGGCCGCATCATGAAGGAAGACGTGCTCAAGGCCGTCTCCTCCGGCACCTCTGCCCCGGCCCCGGCCCCGGCGCCGACCGCCCCGGCCCCCCGCGCCCCCGTCGCCGCCAGCGATGACGCGCGCGAAGAACGGGTGAAGATGACCCGCCTGCGCCAGACCATCGCGCGCCGCCTCAAGGACAGCCAGAACACCGCCGCGATGCTCACGACCTACAACGAGGTCGACATGAAGGCGGTCATGGACCTGCGCTCCGAATACAAGGACCTGTTCCTCAAGAAGCACGGCGTGAAGCTGGGCTTCATGTCCTTCTTCACCAAGGCCTGCGTGCACGCCCTCAAAGAGGTGCCCGAGGTCAACGCAGAGATCGACGGCACCGACATCGTCTACAAGAACTTCGTCCACATGGGCATTGCGGCGGGTACGCCCACCGGCCTGGTCGTGCCGGTCATCCGCGACGCCGACGCCATGTCCTTCGCCGAGATCGAAAAGGCCATCGCAGAAAAGGGCGCCAAGGCCCGCGACGGCAAGCTGTCGATGGCCGAGATGCAGGGCGGCACCTTCACCATCTCCAACGGCGGGGTCTATGGCTCGCTCATGTCCTCGCCCATCCTGAACCCGCCGCAGTCGGGCATCCTGGGCATGCACAAGATCCAGGACCGCCCCATGGTCGTCGGCGGCGAGATCGTGATTCGCCCGATGATGTATCTGGCGCTCAGCTACGATCACCGCATCGTCGACGGCAAAGGGGCCGTGACCTTCCTCGTGCGCGTGAAAGAGGCGCTGGAGGATCCGCGCCGGTTGCTGATGGACTTGTAA
- the lpdA gene encoding dihydrolipoyl dehydrogenase: MAQYDVIIIGSGPGGYVCAIRCAQLGLKTAVVEGRETLGGTCLNVGCIPSKAMLHATHQLHEAEHNFAKMGLMGNAPAVDWKQMLSYKQDTIDTNTKGIEFLFKKNKIDWLKGWGSIPAAGQVKVGDEVHEAKHIIVASGSEAANVPGAEVEIDEKIIVTSTGALELDSIPGSMVVVGGGVIGLELGSVYARLGTKVTVVEYLDQITPGQDGEVAKTFQKMLKKQGLKFVTGAAVSKVVAGDGGAVVDYTLRRDDSAKQIEADVVLVATGRKPYVTGLGLDGLGIEMTKRGQIAVDHRYNTSVKGIYAIGDVIEGPMLAHKAEDEGMALAEILAGQAGHVNYDVIPGVIYTHPEVGSVGATEEQLKAEGRAYKVGKFTFMGNARAKAVFAGDGFVKMIADAETDRILGCHVIGPMAGDLIHEVCVAMEFGAAAEDLARTCHAHPTFSEAMREAALACGDGAIHA; this comes from the coding sequence ATGGCCCAATACGACGTCATCATCATCGGAAGCGGCCCGGGCGGCTATGTCTGCGCCATCCGCTGCGCACAGCTGGGCCTGAAAACGGCCGTGGTCGAAGGCCGCGAGACGCTGGGCGGCACCTGCCTGAACGTCGGCTGCATCCCGTCAAAGGCCATGCTGCACGCCACCCACCAGCTGCACGAGGCGGAGCATAACTTCGCCAAGATGGGCCTGATGGGCAACGCCCCCGCCGTCGACTGGAAACAGATGCTGTCGTACAAGCAGGACACCATCGACACCAATACCAAGGGCATCGAATTTCTGTTCAAAAAGAACAAGATCGACTGGCTGAAGGGGTGGGGATCGATCCCCGCTGCGGGTCAGGTCAAGGTCGGTGACGAGGTTCACGAGGCCAAGCACATCATCGTTGCGTCGGGTTCCGAGGCGGCGAATGTGCCGGGCGCCGAGGTGGAGATCGACGAAAAGATCATCGTCACTTCGACCGGTGCCCTGGAACTCGACAGCATTCCCGGATCCATGGTTGTCGTGGGCGGTGGTGTGATCGGGCTGGAACTGGGGTCCGTCTACGCGCGCCTGGGCACCAAGGTGACGGTGGTGGAATACCTCGATCAGATCACGCCGGGCCAGGATGGCGAGGTTGCGAAAACGTTCCAGAAGATGCTGAAAAAGCAGGGGCTTAAATTTGTCACCGGAGCCGCCGTGTCCAAGGTTGTGGCGGGCGACGGCGGGGCGGTTGTCGACTATACTCTGCGCCGCGACGACAGCGCCAAACAGATCGAAGCCGATGTCGTTCTGGTCGCCACGGGGCGCAAACCCTATGTCACGGGCCTGGGCCTGGACGGGCTTGGGATCGAGATGACAAAGCGTGGCCAGATCGCGGTCGATCACCGCTATAACACCTCGGTCAAGGGCATCTACGCCATCGGCGACGTGATCGAAGGCCCGATGCTGGCCCACAAGGCCGAGGATGAGGGCATGGCCCTGGCCGAGATCCTGGCCGGACAGGCGGGACACGTGAACTACGACGTGATCCCCGGTGTCATCTACACCCACCCCGAGGTCGGGTCGGTCGGCGCCACCGAAGAACAGCTGAAGGCGGAGGGACGCGCCTACAAGGTCGGAAAATTCACCTTCATGGGCAACGCCCGCGCCAAGGCCGTGTTCGCCGGTGACGGTTTCGTCAAGATGATCGCCGACGCCGAAACGGACCGGATCCTGGGCTGTCACGTGATCGGCCCGATGGCGGGCGACCTGATCCACGAGGTCTGCGTTGCGATGGAATTCGGGGCCGCAGCCGAAGATCTGGCCCGCACCTGCCATGCGCACCCGACCTTTAGCGAGGCGATGCGCGAGGCCGCCCTGGCCTGCGGGGACGGGGCGATTCACGCCTGA
- a CDS encoding DUF3303 family protein, producing MNLLAHLAPADDDTWKRDFDATAVQRMQAGMTVLQLWRQADGPGVTALFEVNDRKKAQAWFDRETATSPAIEANFLRTA from the coding sequence ATGAACCTCCTCGCCCACCTCGCCCCCGCCGACGACGACACCTGGAAACGGGATTTCGACGCCACCGCCGTACAACGGATGCAGGCGGGGATGACGGTGTTGCAGCTCTGGCGGCAGGCGGATGGGCCGGGGGTCACCGCCCTTTTCGAGGTCAACGACCGCAAGAAGGCACAGGCCTGGTTCGACCGTGAAACCGCCACCAGCCCCGCGATCGAGGCCAATTTTCTGAGGACTGCCTGA
- a CDS encoding MAPEG family protein yields the protein MTPELTVLALAILLQAAQFAAYSIRANLDVGPGYAMSARDRDPSRPLSDLGGRLQRALTNHFEGLTLFAPAALLVAVSGQSTPFTAACAWVYLVARVLYVPAYAFGWRPGRSLIWFAGFLATISMVISTLI from the coding sequence ATGACACCGGAACTCACCGTCCTTGCGCTGGCGATCCTGTTGCAGGCGGCACAGTTCGCCGCTTATTCCATCCGCGCCAATCTGGACGTCGGGCCGGGTTATGCGATGTCGGCGCGCGACCGCGACCCGTCGCGTCCGCTGTCGGATCTGGGCGGCCGCCTGCAACGGGCGCTGACCAACCACTTTGAGGGGCTGACCCTGTTCGCCCCCGCCGCCCTGCTGGTTGCCGTCTCGGGGCAATCCACCCCTTTCACCGCCGCCTGCGCCTGGGTCTACCTGGTCGCGCGGGTCCTTTATGTTCCGGCCTACGCTTTCGGGTGGCGGCCGGGACGCTCGCTCATCTGGTTCGCGGGGTTCCTCGCGACCATATCAATGGTAATCTCGACGCTAATCTGA